The sequence below is a genomic window from Sardina pilchardus chromosome 9, fSarPil1.1, whole genome shotgun sequence.
ACTATACAGTAATAGTTCGCAAaaactattacattttttttttttttttttaagtgtcgAGTAGGCCAACCCTGAAGACAAAACTGCAAACTAGAGTGGAAGTGAGACTGCCGTTCAGGAAATGGTGCCAAAATGAGGATCTGTGCTTCTAAGGTGCCAACACTCCGGTTATAAATGAGTTTTGAGGGTTTACTAATGCAGAATTTGTGCAaatcttgaaaaaaaacaaaacatctaaTGACGTAAAACACCTAAATCGTGATTTTATATGGTTGTGATGCATCACAGGTAAGTAagtacagatacagtacaccGAGTCAAAGTTCCTCCCCAAGATTCGTTCAAACTTTGTTAGCTCAAAATATCACTTATTGATTCAAGACACGTACAGCTCCATGGGTTTCTTATGCATGCCAAACTTCATTCAAATCTATGATCCAATCCAAGTGTGATGATATGACGCAGACTTCTCCAGAGGCAAATGTTCCTGActtaaataaaaatgtttcGTTGTATAAGAATCGTCAATAGTTTGCttaaaaactgtaaacacaatgtCAAgctatacaaacacaaactttGCCTCTGCTTGCTGAATTTGCACACACCTCTGGGAGGCTAAACATACCACTGATCTCCTTTCGTAGTATACCCCCTGGTTGCCCTAATATTTTGTTTCATCTCCCCTTCCTATCTCACCCTCCACAATGTATAGCATTCTGTATAGCATGTGAACCATACTGTACAAAGCCATGTTTGTCGTGAAAGGGACATCTCTCTCGCAGTACCAACAGCAGAGGCAAACTCACCTTGAGTAAGACAGGTTGGGGTCTGGCACGTAGCCCAGTGAAGTCTGTGTGAGACTCAGCGAGCTCTGTGACGGCAGAGACATCTGCACAGCCAGAGCAGTTTACCAGAGCTTGCTGTATGGCCCCAACACTCCACCACTCATGAAATCCTGCAAATACAGTGCCATTATAGTAATGAGATGTGCTACACTGTcactgcgtgtgtttgtatttgtgtatgtgtgtgtgcgtgtgtaccttGTTCACACTTATGTGTATTTTTTGAACAAACAAAAGACATTTTGTTATAAAGGGGCTTTACAGAGATTGTGAACCCTGAGAATGATAAGCCTGACATGGAAGTCTTAAGCTGCCCAGCAACTACTTAGAGTTACAAGTTAccagtgtgtttatttgtttcttacAGTCAAAGCATCCATTATTACCAAGGCCATATGGCAAAGCATGACATCAAGGTATTCATTTCTGGTTCAGTACTTAAACAAATAAGACAATCCTACCGCAATATGTAAGATACGCAGTTACTTTACCTTGCAGGTTATACTTCTTGGCAATAGGCAGTGACAGTAGCCGCACATGACTGAGGGGGGAAGACCAATTATGACTGCCTGAGTCTAGTGACCCCAAATGACGAGGATGATGTGGGTAGGTGAAAGCCAACACAGCTACCACCAGGAAGCCGATAGCTACAACAAACTGGAAACACAGAAAACTTTTAATTGCCTGTGGCTTGACCACATAGAAGGAGCACCACTGAAGGTGTGGAGGACAACTGATAAACCTGTGTCTTTTATACATTTTGGAACAAACTCGATGAAAATAAGGAATATTGACTATTAAACTGACTCAACACCTGTTGACCTGTGAGGTCATAAGAAATGATATCAATATCAAAGCATAAGCACAAAGTACATCATCTCTGATCATTTACCACCTTCATCATCGATTCACTTATGTTATAACAAGAGCACTGGATTGGATTCCTACCTTGATGGTGGCTCGCAGAATGGGAAATTGGGGTGGCTCCCTCCGTGGTTCGTTAGTCTCCAATACTTGTTTAATGAACTTCTCAATCTCCCTCTCGGACATGCCATAACGATATCCGGACTGCCGTAAAATGTCGATGCTTTCAGACAGTTTGTCATAGATGCAAGGTTCACTCAACGTTGTGCCCATAGCGATCCCACTGGTTCCTGCTCGTTTACCGTTGAGTAAGGTTTGAAATCAGCTTCAAGAGGATGAGGATAACAAAGCGTTTTTGGAAGAGATAGACATGCCGTAAACTCCGTTTCCGTGTTGGAAGAGACGGGACTCACTAGGCTCAACAGATAGGCACACAAATGACAGATATGAAGCTCTTGTTATTCGGGTGCGATAGTTCCAGATATAGATCCACCAATATCAGCACACTTTTGGAATCCGTTCAGTAGAAGTCCATAGCAGCGTTTCAGAAGCTGGAGAAGACACACTTATCCCATATCACGTGAAAATTCCTTTGCCTTCATCGTCGATGACTTCTGCGATATGAAATAAACAGATTCAGTTAACATTAGTAATttatattaacaacataagatTTCCTTACTATCTCAAAGTCAATGTCAAAGCCAATATTACAACAAGTGTAATTACAACAGATGATATGTCATATAGAGATGAGTTACTAGTGTAAAATAAGTGTCTTGTGTAATAAGGTAACGTTAACGCTAGCCCAAAACTGGCCAGGTAACATTAGCTAAATGCTAATAACAGTATCGACAGCTAGCTTATCGTTGTAGCAGCAGCCCACAGCTAGAACCATAGCTAGGCTAGAACTAGCTTACCACACTAGCTAAACAACTGCTCAAGTGTGCCAGTACTTGTCTTTCGTTTATGTCTGAAACACTATGCACAAAACTAGGTATACTCACACTTAAGTGACATTACTAGTAAGTCCGTTTGCTTTTCATGACCAATTCCTACCAATACATTGCGGTGGCCACCAAACCACCAAACTTACTCGATGACACTTCACCTCCACCAGAGCATAGCAGCCCAGCCAGTCTACTTATTCGACGTTCTCTGCCTCCACCTTCCACTGACTGGTTCGAAACCACCACTTACATTTTACAATCCGCAGATTCGACTAACTGTCAGTTGGCCATTTCTGGAGCAATTTAAAAAGGTATAATTCAGTAAAACTGCCATGTTGATGTAAATTATTGTAGTTCATATACTGTTAGTCTTTGATAGATTATTTTAGTTGACGATGAAAGTACACAATCGAATCATCATGTAGCTAAAACAAAATAACTTTTTGCGCTTTATTTTTTAATACGATTTCTATGGTTTCTGTTTTACCCACAACCATACAATTATTGTTGCAGTGGCCAGTCAAATCAGGAGATTATTATTTGGCAAAGCACAAATTATCCTTTATACGGCTATGCGCAGAGCtagagctaggcctactacacatgCCTACCTCTACCTGTCAAATGAAGTGGGCTCACATGGGCTGCATAACAGGTGAAGAGCACGCCTGATTACCACCATCCCTTAACACACTTCTCATTAACCATCTGTTCCAGTTTATTGGAGTAAGTAATGCTAAGTGGTTATTGCAAGAGGCGCAGCgatattttttttgtgattctgtGTACATTGTACAAACAATAATAAACTGTAGTGTGTTCCTGAAGTGATTTACTTACGTTTTTTGATTTTATTACGAAATAGTAATAAAAAAAGGTTAAAGTTAGACAAGCCATTTATTTAAACGAACTCCATAAAGTGTGACTACGATAGGGGGCGCAATCTGAAGACTAAGACGAGCACCCAGACCAGCATGCCTTCTTTTACCAGTCGCCCTTCTCCCTGCATTGTTTAGGATCAGCTGTGCATGGATCTGAAACCCCACCCAATGAGGAAGGACAAACCATAGGGAGGAACAGGGACTGCAAGAAAACAGAGCGAGGGGGCCTTTTACGATAGTGTCGATCATTACAGGGCAATAATAACGATTATTGCCGTTTTCAGTGCAATTTTCTCccaggaagaggaaggaagtcTATATTGCAACATTTCTCCTACTGTGCGCCGCGACGGTGAAGCTAGTCAGCTGATATTTCGTTAGCAATTTCCAACGAGCGGCGACAAAATGATTGCCTTGATTAACAAGCTTCTGGACTGGTTTAAAGCCCTGTTTTGGAAGGAGGAGATGGAACTGACATTGGTTGGTTTGCAGTATTCGGGGAAGACGACCTTTGTAAACGTGATTGCGGTATGTGATGATTTTTTGACTGCGTATAGTAATATTGCAAATCATGATTTTCCTCCGAGGTAGCGGTCCCGTGATTGACGCTGCGCCCCCAGTTAATTGCTAAGTGTCGTATTTAGCCGAGGCAAGAACGCAGACTATTACACCGTAAAAATACGATGTCATCTTGGCTTGTTTTGCATGTGGTTGAAGTTGCCACAGCGTAACTGCAAAAAGACAATGCTGGATGACCGTGTGGGCCCAGAGTGTTGCTAAAGCGTGCGTAAATGAGCGGCGAGAGCTAGCCCCAGTTCATCATATGATGTGCAGAGACCCGTTATGACGGCATCCCGTGTGACGTTGGGTGAATGAAAATGGAGTCCTCTCAATATTTGCTCGGTAGTTAAATGCATCTGTGATCCAAAAACTACATTTGTCGGCCACATTGGCCTAAATCCGGCCAGGAATGCCCAAGACGGAATTGGTGTGTGGATTAAGCTAGTTTGTAGTGACCGCTCGAAATACACTGCTAGCTTTCGGCTAAAGGGGCAGAATCTTAGATCGAGACCGACGCTGACCTATAAGTTGTAAATCATGCAGATTACGGTTAGATATGTCCATGGCCTACGTGACTATTTCACAGGATGAATTGAGTGCAGTTGTTGGTTTTAACACCTTATCCAACAGCCACAAAGGTTTTTGCAGGTGTTGGGCCTACTGTAGCTTATGCCTGGTCAAAAAGGTTGCTAACCTCAAACAGACCTATAGCGTCATCATTCTTTGACATGACGTTTGGTAGTTGAGTGGCATGCTTCCTTTCGTACTTAACATCGAAACGTTTAAATATTTAGATTAAACATTGATAAGCGAGGTCAAAGACCCACAGAGCTGTCTGTTCAAATGTTATGTTGGAGTTCACTGAAGCAACTCCTTTTCCAAtaggtagaggtgtgtgtgtgtgtgtgtgtgtgtgtggttgtgtgtgtgtgtgtgtgtgtgtggttttcacACCGACCTAAGCAGTCAAGTTTTTGACATCACCTTTTAACACTGACTGATGAGGTATGAGTAGccttcaaacaaaacaaaaggcccACTTTATAGAAGCCATCATTGTTTCAAAAAGTGATGTTCATTTAACATGTTCATGGTAGTTTTGAGTTTGGCTGGGACCTTATGCCAGTTAATTGTGAGGATGATTTAGAATGTTTAGCAGTCTGTAGTGATGTAGTTGGTTTATCCTTAGCTCAAGTCATATTCAAGTCATAGTGTCATGAACATTTCTCATCATGATTCAAGTCATGGTTTCATTAGTTTTCATATTCTTCCAGAGCAAGCTACACCCCCTCATTCTGTGTCATTGAGAAAGGCCCCAATTAGCTTGTCTGGTAAGGCAAACAGGATGTTGTCAGCTGGGTCTGCTGAATCATGACATTTGTACATTAGTGAGTCAGTCACAATATAATCAGTTTGGACTTACTTGTGTTGAGGTGGGCTTTACAGAGTCATATTAGCGTGATGAATGTGCTTGTTTTCAATTAGATGTCATTCAAAGTGCTTCATTTTATTCAGATATCACTTTGATAAAGACTATAGTCCATCACTACATCACTGGCATAATTGACTTGCCATGCATCGAACCTTTGAACCCAAGCTCCAGTTTCTTCAGTGTGATTATGTTTAGTTTTGGATACACTTTTTTAATTAGGTCATCATAACAATTTCATTATCATCATCGATCATTGCAGAGAGATgatctttcactctttttttgtgATCTGTGAAATGTCATTAGAAATCCTAACATGTTACtgagatgcagtgtgtgaaaGAACAGCCATATATGAAGATATGTCCTATCGGATTCCTATTTGCTACTTGGCTGTCTTCCGTTGACCAGCAAAAGCTTGTTATGGATACCATGTCTTAGCATCTTGTAAGATGTTATAATTTGTCACCCACCACTCTGTCTAGTTTTGCTGCACACCGTGAGTTAAGTTGTCTGCCATAGCTAATGAGTATTCCACCTGCACCGGAGGAGAATGCTGGCCAGACTTTGTGGAAGGTCATCCGTGTATAAATTCACACCTTTGGCAAGGACATAAATTTAACCTCCTCATTGCCCCACCCTCTACTCGCAATTCCTTGCCGGCTCACATCGTTCGAAATCGCATCATCTTGCCAGTTGCCAAGCCTCCTTTTATCAGAGGATCCATCAC
It includes:
- the c9h6orf89 gene encoding bombesin receptor-activated protein C6orf89 homolog, with the protein product MGTTLSEPCIYDKLSESIDILRQSGYRYGMSEREIEKFIKQVLETNEPRREPPQFPILRATIKFVVAIGFLVVAVLAFTYPHHPRHLGSLDSGSHNWSSPLSHVRLLSLPIAKKYNLQGFHEWWSVGAIQQALVNCSGCADVSAVTELAESHTDFTGLRARPQPVLLKGGESLTLQKHQLEQLYSAHAASMSILLEEQDSSLSHEEHFPQGPANFTLLWRFATGAREKVLRWLFPKAELCHLLDSAGTMLQRCQVTHSTSSQTRGVEVLGWLVVGEGQPTLRVLPVHHCQKQCSSFNLWLGPGDMVYADPRYWQMELFPGRGQNIVCDGSAF